The Raphanus sativus cultivar WK10039 chromosome 2, ASM80110v3, whole genome shotgun sequence genome includes a region encoding these proteins:
- the LOC108843326 gene encoding uncharacterized protein LOC108843326 produces MAKREISSTLRNLKFMQRSALKEEEKKKKTDEEPNGSLPSLGTVVAKKKCVVITDWDPQPGALLGRMSFQSFNPSIEKLNEEAISSGGETDAPPTSSSSSSGGKMSYSEPNKVERSRETTNGGGDFKRKQPEEQQHHPSKSMRSSDKPSPSNRQTDGFKKPKSWSGLKPPKTQTKN; encoded by the exons ATGGCGAAGAGAGAGATTAGTAGCACTCTGAGAAACCTAAAG TTTATGCAAAGGTCTGCTCTGAAAGAggaggagaaaaagaagaagactgaTGAAGAGCCTAACGGGAGTTTACCTTCCCTTGGAACTGTTGTTGCGAAGAAGAAGTG TGTGGTCATAACAGACTGGGATCCTCAGCCAGGAGCATTGTTAGGACGCATGTCGTTTCAATCTTTCAACCCCTCTATTGAG aaACTAAATGAAGAGGCGATAAGCAGCGGTGGGGAAACAGATGCTCCTCCCACAAGCTCTAGCAGTAGTAGTGGCGGAAAGATGTCTTATAG TGAACCGAACAAGGTTGAGAGAAGCCGGGAAACAACAAATGGTGGTGGTGACTTCAAAAGGAAACAGCCTGAGGAACAACAACACCATCCAAGCAAGTCCATGAGGAGCAGTGACAAACCATCACCCAGCAACAGACAAACCGATGGTTTCAAGAAACCCAAGAGCTGGAGCGGTTTGAAACCACcaaaaactcaaaccaaaaattAG
- the LOC108817093 gene encoding E3 ubiquitin-protein ligase RDUF2 encodes MPSTPPTTPITTSYWCYSCTRFVSVWAEHGATTDGLACPHCDGGFIEEVTDSSSPAAATGLTTPASDEVRSVNSSRRSVIRRRRSSRRPSFNPVIVLQGGGAGEGEEGDAAARERRAFEFYYDDGSGSGLRPLPDSVSEILMGSGFERLLEQLSQIEATGGGIGRSGNPPASKSAIESLPRVEISGRHLTAEANCAVCTEVFEAEETEAREMPCKHIFHEDCIVPWLSIRNSCPVCRFEIPSESNQRSSEEEDNAVGMTIWRLPGGGFAVGRFNAAMRDGERVLPVVLTEMDGGGLGGNSEGPRRISWVRGNGGVESDGSNGGGSGSGGRLRRMVRGVVSLMRRVRPNRGSNNSSSAAVSSSDSEVESRVMDRSNSVLRRYFGRNRSNRGSSVLH; translated from the coding sequence ATGCCGTCAACGCCGCCGACAACACCCATCACGACGTCGTATTGGTGTTACAGCTGCACGCGATTCGTCAGCGTCTGGGCCGAACACGGCGCCACCACCGACGGCCTCGCTTGTCCACACTGCGACGGCGGTTTCATCGAAGAAGTAACCGATTCCTCCTCCCCCGCCGCCGCAACCGGATTAACCACCCCAGCTTCCGACGAAGTTAGATCCGTAAACAGCAGCCGTAGATCCGTGATCAGACGGCGGAGATCCAGTCGCCGCCCGTCGTTTAACCCCGTCATCGTCCTCCAAGGCGGAGGCGCCGGCGAGGGAGAAGAAGGAGACGCCGCGGCTAGGGAACGGCGCGCTTTCGAGTTCTACTACGACGACGGATCCGGATCGGGCCTTCGACCGCTTCCGGATTCCGTATCGGAGATCTTGATGGGATCCGGATTCGAGCGGTTGCTCGAGCAGCTGAGTCAGATCGAGGCGACGGGGGGCGGAATCGGGAGATCCGGGAACCCGCCGGCGTCGAAATCGGCGATCGAGTCTCTGCCGAGAGTCGAAATCTCCGGTCGCCATCTAACGGCGGAGGCGAACTGCGCGGTTTGCACGGAGGTTTTCGAGGCGGAGGAGACGGAGGCGCGTGAGATGCCGTGTAAGCATATATTTCACGAGGACTGTATAGTGCCGTGGCTCTCGATACGGAACTCGTGCCCAGTCTGTAGATTCGAGATACCTTCGGAGAGTAACCAACGGAGCAGCGAGGAGGAGGATAACGCTGTTGGGATGACGATATGGAGACTCCCCGGAGGGGGGTTTGCTGTCGGGAGGTTTAACGCGGCGATGAGAGATGGGGAGAGAGTGTTGCCGGTGGTTTTGACGGAGATGGATGGTGGTGGGCTTGGTGGTAACAGCGAGGGTCCTAGACGGATCTCGTGGGTTAGAGGTAACGGGGGAGTTGAATCAGATGGCAGTAACGGTGGTGGATCCGGGTCGGGAGGGAGGTTGAGACGGATGGTTCGTGGAGTTGTGTCTTTGATGAGGAGAGTGAGACCTAACCGTGGGTCTAATAATTCCTCTTCTGCTGCTGTGTCGTCTTCGGACAGTGAAGTGGAATCTAGGGTTATGGATCGGTCGAATTCAGTGCTGAGGAGATACTTTGGGAGGAACAGAAGTAACAGAGGTTCTTCAGTTCTGCATTGA
- the LOC108843325 gene encoding mannose-P-dolichol utilization defect 1 protein homolog 1, with amino-acid sequence MEKAMDYLGIDLLCATDSLRHGHFPAKDCLFPLLTNLLSYFLVAASMTVKLPQIMKIVDKKSVRGLSVTAFELEVVGYTISLAYCLHKKLPFSSFGELAFLLVQALILMGCIYHYSKPLSVSTWVRAVVYFALTPALFAGKIDGFVFEALYASKHLIFLSARVPQIWKNFGSKSTGQLSFLTCLMNLGGSMARVFTSVQVNAPFSMVVGVVLAVFTNGIIMSQILLYWRRGEGKQVNDKKLS; translated from the exons ATGGAGAAAGCGATGGATTATCTCGGAATCGACCTTCTCTGCGCCACCGATTCCCTCCGGCACGGCCACTTTCCGGCGAAAGACTGCCTCTTCCCTCTCCTCACGAACCTCCTCAGCTACTTCCTCGTCGCTGCTTCAATGACCGTCAAGCTTCCTCAG ATAATGAAAATCGTGGACAAGAAGAGCGTAAGAGGCCTCAGCGTCACAGCATTCGAGCTAGAAGTCGTGGGCTACACGATCTCACTCGCATACTGTCTCCACAAGAAGCTTCCCTTCTCGTCTTTCGGCGAACTCGCGTTTCTTCTGGTCCAAGCTTTGATCTTGATGGGCTGTATCTATCACTACTCCAAGCCTCTCTCTGTTTCCACTTGGGTCAGAGCGGTTGTGTACTTTGCGTTGACCCCGGCTTTGTTCGCTGGGAAGATTGATGGTTTTGTCTTTGAAGCTCTCTACGCTTCGAAGCATTTGATTTTCTTGTCTGCGAGGGTGCCTCAGATCTGGAAGAATTTCGGGAGTAAGAGTACTGGGCAGCTTAGTTTCTTGACTTGTTTGATGAACCTGGGTGGGTCAATGGCGAGGGTTTTCACTAGCGTTCAGGTGAATGCTCCGTTTAGTATGGTAGTGGGTGTTGTTCTTGCTGTTTTCACCAATGGTATTATCATGAGTCAGATTCTTTTGTAttggagaagaggagaaggaaAGCAAGTGAATGATAAAAAGTTGTCATGA
- the LOC108841210 gene encoding zinc transporter 2 — MAFSSKTLRSTLFFLSILFLCFSLILAHGGSDHNEEEEAANQPPPAAGTTAVDLRSKSLVRVKIYCLIILFFSTFLAGISPYFYRWNESFLLLGTQFSGGIFLATALIHFLSDANETFRGLKHKEYPYAFMLAAGGYCLTMLADVAVAFVAAGSSKHNHNGASGAGESRVDDALEVKEEGRRQTGSNVDVNQTILRTSGFGDTALLIVALCFHSVFEGIAIGVSDTKRDAWRNLWTISLHKIFAAVAMGIALLKLIPKRPFFLTAVYSFAFGISSPLGVGIGIGINATSQGAAGDWTYAISMSIACGVFMYVSIHHLIAKGYKPREECHFDKPIYKFLAVFLGVIVLSIVMIWD, encoded by the exons ATGGCTTTCTCTTCCAAAACCCTAAGGTcaactctcttcttcctctctattctcttcctttgtttttcCCTAATCCTAGCTCACGGCGGCTCAGACCACAACGAAGAGGAGGAGGCTGCTAACCAACCACCTCCGGCCGCTGGCACAACCGCCGTGGATCTCCGGTCCAAGAGCTTAGTGCGTGTGAAGATCTACTGTCTTATAATACTCTTCTTTAGCACATTCTTGGCGGGAATTTCTCCTTACTTTTACCGGTGGAATGAGTCTTTTCTCCTTCTCGGAACTCAATTCTCCGGCGGTATATTCCTCGCCACCGCTCTAATTCATTTCCTCAGCGATGCCAACGAGACTTTCCGAGGGTTGAAACACAAAGAGTATCCTTACGCCTTTATGTTAGCAGCCGGTGGATATTGCCTTACGATGCTAGCAGATGTGGCGGTTGCGTTTGTAGCGGCTGGGAGTAGTAAACACAATCACAACGGGGCTAGTGGAGCCGGAGAGTCGAGAGTGGATGATGCCTTGGAGGTGAAGGAAGAAGGTCGCCGTCAGACTGGAAGTAATGTTGATGTGAATCAAACGATTTTGCGTACGAGTGGATTTGGAGACACGGCTTTGCTTATTGTTGCGCTTTGTTTTCACTCCGTCTTCGAGGGAATCGCTATTGGTGTGTCAG ACACTAAACGCGACGCATGGAGAAACCTATGGACAATATCTCTGCACAAGATCTTTGCGGCCGTAGCAATGGGAATAGCTCTCCTCAAGCTAATCCCTAAACGACCATTCTTCCTCACAGCTGTCTATTCCTTTGCCTTCGGGATTTCGAGTCCTTTAGGCGTGGGGATTGGCATCGGCATCAATGCTACGAGCCAAGGAGCCGCAGGTGATTGGACTTACGCAATATCAATGAGCATTGCATGTGGAGTCTTCATGTATGTTTCGATTCATCACCTTATCGCAAAAGGCTATAAGCCTCGTGAGGAGTGTCACTTCGACAAGCCAATCTACAAGTTTCTTGCTGTCTTCCTCGGTGTTATCGTGCTCTCTATTGTTATGATTTGGGATTGA
- the LOC108843324 gene encoding LOW QUALITY PROTEIN: suppressor of disruption of TFIIS (The sequence of the model RefSeq protein was modified relative to this genomic sequence to represent the inferred CDS: inserted 1 base in 1 codon), whose protein sequence is MEFVNSSTPRYDCLLFDLDDTLYPLSSGLSQACANNIIEFMVEKLGIDEEGVVELNXILYKKYGTSMAGLKAVGYEFDNDEYHSFVHGRLPYENLKPDWVLRNLLLTLPLRKLVFSNGDEAHVTKALKRLGIEDCFEKIISFETLNPKINETLDYLPEIPVVCKPAEIAFEKAFNIAQLNPNTTLFFDDSVRNIQTGKAMGLHTVLVGKSEKVEGSDHALKSIHNMKEAFPELWSESINNNMNKKSERIGYATQISIETYVQA, encoded by the exons ATGGAATTCGTGAATAGCTCCACACCAAGATATGACTGTCTCCTCTTTG ATTTGGATGATACTCTTTATCCTCTAAGCTCTGGTTTATCACAAGCATGCGCCAACAACATCAtag AATTCATGGTTGAAAAGCTTGGAATAGATGAAGAAGGAGTTGTTGAACTAA AAATTCTCTACAAAAAGTATGGAACTTCAATGGCTGGTCTAAAG GCTGTTGGTTATGAATTCGACAATGATGAGTATCACAGTTTTGTTCATGGAAGATTACCTTATGAGAACCTTAAACCGGACTGGGTTCTGAGAAATCTCCTCCTTACTCTACCTTTGCGAAAATTG GTTTTCTCGAACGGAGATGAGGCTCATGTGACCAAGGCTCTAAAGAGGCTCGGCATCGAAGATTGTTTTGAGAAAATCATAAGTTTCGAGACCTTAAACCCTAAGATCAATGAGACTTTAGATTACCTTCCTGAGATCCCGGTTGTCTGTAAACCAGCAGAGATTGCTTTTGAGAAAGCCTTCAACATTGCACAGCTCAATCCTAACACAACC TTGTTCTTCGACGACAGCGTCCGTAACATCCAAACAGGAAAAGCCATGGGTCTCCATACAGTCCTG gttGGTAAATCGGAAAAAGTGGAAGGAAGTGATCATGCGTTAAAAAGCATTCACAACATGAAAGAAGCATTCCCGGAGTTATGGTCGGAATCCATTAACAACAACATGAACAAAAAATCTGAAAGAATTGGTTACGCTACACAGATCTCGATTGAAACTTATGTTCAAGCTTAA